Proteins from a genomic interval of Paenibacillus sp. FSL R5-0623:
- the sigG gene encoding RNA polymerase sporulation sigma factor SigG — protein MTRNKVEICGVDTAKLPVLTNTEMRELFHSLQQHHDRSAREKLVNGNLRLVLSVIQRFNNRGEFVDDLFQVGCIGLMKAIDNFDLSQNVKFSTYAVPMIIGEIRRYLRDNNPIRVSRSLRDIAYKALQVRDSLTNKNSREPTIFEIAEVLNVPKEDVVFALDAIQDPVSLFEPIYHDGGDPIYVMDQISDDRNKDVSWIEEIALREAMHRLGQREKMILSMRFFEGKTQMEVADEIGISQAQVSRLEKSAIQQMQKHVKS, from the coding sequence CACTGAAATGCGGGAATTGTTTCATTCCCTTCAGCAACACCATGATCGCTCAGCAAGAGAGAAATTAGTGAATGGCAACCTGCGTCTGGTACTCAGTGTCATTCAGCGTTTTAACAATCGGGGGGAGTTTGTCGATGATCTGTTCCAGGTTGGTTGCATCGGCCTGATGAAAGCCATTGATAATTTTGATTTATCCCAGAATGTCAAATTTTCAACCTACGCGGTGCCGATGATTATCGGTGAAATCCGTCGATACCTGCGTGATAATAACCCAATTCGGGTATCTCGCTCCTTGAGGGACATTGCTTACAAAGCACTTCAGGTCCGTGACAGCCTGACGAATAAAAATTCCCGGGAACCGACGATATTCGAAATTGCGGAAGTACTGAATGTGCCGAAGGAAGATGTTGTTTTTGCATTGGACGCCATTCAGGACCCGGTCTCGCTCTTCGAACCGATTTATCATGATGGTGGAGATCCGATCTATGTTATGGATCAGATCAGCGATGACAGAAACAAAGATGTGTCATGGATCGAGGAAATTGCACTCCGTGAAGCGATGCATCGTCTTGGTCAGCGGGAAAAAATGATTCTGTCGATGCGGTTTTTCGAAGGGAAAACCCAGATGGAAGTGGCTGATGAAATTGGCATTTCCCAGGCTCAGGTATCACGTCTGGAGAAATCAGCGATACAGCAGATGCAAAAACATGTAAAGTCGTAA